Proteins from one Coregonus clupeaformis isolate EN_2021a chromosome 25, ASM2061545v1, whole genome shotgun sequence genomic window:
- the LOC121539248 gene encoding gremlin-1, which translates to MARSVRILCGMVFILGLLSSPVDSKRNRGSQGAIPHPDKNNPNESEQQPQTPQAGSGSRGRGKSSAAPAEEVLESSQEALHVTERRYLKRDWCKTQPLKQTIHEEGCISRTIINRFCYGQCNSFYIPRHVRREEGAFQSCSFCKPKRFTTMTYTLNCPDQQPPTKKKRIQRVKQCRCISIELD; encoded by the coding sequence ATGGCCAGATCGGTGCGTATCCTCTGTGGCATGGTTTTCATCCTGGGGCTGCTGTCATCTCCAGTGGATTCCAAAAGGAACAGGGGCTCCCAAGGCGCCATCCCTCATCCTGACAAAAACAACCCAAACGAATCGGAGCAGCAACCACAGACACCGCAGGCGGGCTCTGGTTCCCGAGGGCGGGGAAAGAGCTCTGCTGCACCAGCTGAGGAGGTGCTGGAGTCCAGCCAAGAAGCGTTGCATGTCACGGAGCGCCGCTATCTGAAACGCGACTGGTGCAAGACCCAGCCACTCAAACAGACCATCCACGAGGAGGGCTGCATCAGCCGCACCATCATTAACAGGTTCTGCTACGGACAGTGTAATTCTTTTTACATCCCCAGACATGTCCGCAGGGAAGAGGGAGCCTTCCAGTCTTGTTCATTCTGCAAGCCGAAACGATTTACAACCATGACCTACACTTTGAACTGTCCGGACCAGCAGCCGCCCACCAAGAAGAAGCGCATCCAGCGCGTAAAGCAGTGCCGCTGCATCTCCATAGAATTGGACTAG